The segment cgtgatttcgtctagttagttaggatccatataacgttgattttgtgtaatacccgtgttcttttagagcgtccaatatatttattcagtagAAGGTTAGATTAAGGTATACACCAACTTTTTCTTTATCTCTTCAAGGAAATATATAAACCTCACCAAACTTTTTCTCATTCTGTAAAGTACGTAACTTATATTAGACTGATATTGATTTTATGATAACCGTATTAACAAACAGTCATAATGTGATGCGAATTTGGACTTCTTCTTTTCgcaatgaaaaacaaaattacaggaattataaaaatctttttctcTATCTCAGAGACCCTACGCTTGTGGCGCGGCCGGTTGTGGTAAGCGCTACACCGACCCTTCATCATTGAGGAAGCACGTAAAATCACACCCTCACATCACTCAAGTTCCCCGCACATGCGCACCGCCGCCCAGAACCATCAGACGGACGGAGGAACAGCTAGTACCAAGTTCGCCAGCTAAGTTGACAACATTGAGATGTATTAGAGATAAGCTAACTGTGCCAAGATTACAAAAGTTGTAgacttttttaatgttacgtaaaatattttggatACATTTTTGGTGAAGAGCATTgtaataatacaaatgtttcaaaaatgtAATTCGTTTTCTAAGTAGGCGTGAAAAAATGATGACCAAAGAAATTTCCtttcaaataattgtaaaatcttagataataattgtaaaaaaatatatttgatattgtgtaaaattataaaaccaagCTCAATTAAAGACTGGTTTGAAACTGAAAGCTCAAATAGCGTAATTTTTATAAGTAGTTAAAAGCAAGGTTGTGTCTAACACATCTTTGCTGTTCAGGTTACGAGATCGAATAATATTAGGTTAAGATTTGAACACCAGTTGCAaagaataacattataaaacaattgagttctgaaataataaattgacggTAATTTTCCAGAGCTGGACAAAGTCTCTGCCAAGCCTACCAATTGTAATTTACTTCCGTATTTACTAGCCAAACGCTTTTGCTCAATCACGTAAAAATGGCTGAACGATTTGGAATGGGCTAGCTTGTATAGCGTTTAAATCCATATGTTAATTCCATTAGTCCATGCCAACCTTTTATTTACGACAAACTTAATGatgaattaattgtttttaaagttattttattttgcatctGGATttagactatatatttttatactattttacataaatatttttcgtgttTAACACATATAAAAGACATGtggtttaataatttgtattaatagatataataaattatagacgTTCTTCCAGTAACACCTATTTTTGCTCAAATAGATAAGTAAACAAACTATCGATATAAGTAggtaattaagttattaatataagtttaatcaGCTCTTGCTTCAAATAACAACGTATTACTTAATTAGGTTTAATTTCTACATTGCCTGTTATAGTAGAATTCCATGAAGGCAGTGGTCGATTTACAAAATTGAATTGTTGAGTAAACCTAAGCCTTTAAGGGTCTGCAATTTTAGGGTTGATGTTTGCATTCGAGACAGAACGtacaaaaaattatgtaatgatTTCGGATGTCTTCATGGTTGATACTTCTCTTTCATTTAGGTTTCAATTGGATGCTGAATCATTGACATTATTGTAGATGTAAGAACCACGAATATTCAAACAGATTGTATTATCTGAAAACGTGCAAATTTGCTACTGAATGAGGCTCCCGAGCATACCTATCGATTATTCCAACTGAAAAAGCCTGTTTGGATATTTTTGTATGATGAGTTATGAGTGTCAGGGGAATGAGTGACGAAGGCTGGACAAAActggttataatttttatcaattcGCCATCTTTGGATTCAAACTGCCAATCGAAAATAATGGCGTGGACAAGACAGTGATAAGCCTATCAAGTGACTAGATCAGATCATAAAGATTATCATATAGATTAGGTctacgtaattatttttaataaatattttttttactgaaaatgtttgtttttattaatataaaggtgtattataattaaaggcGGTACTTCACTTGGCTGGTGTTGTCGCTCAATTGGATCGAATATTTGGAGTATTCGCAAATATTACACACACATGCACAGATCTgcaaaaatatttgcttatttacaaaacaatgaacACGAAAGTCATGTGTCAGACGgtcttaaataattatcttatttcaTGTGCAAGATGCAAGAGGACGTAAATACGTATTTGTCCTATTTGTGCAAATATAATGGAAATATGTCGTTCGCATATCGTTGCGTTTGGACGATTAATAAACGAACACGCTGCGCCAAGTGCAGTTCCGCCATAAAACAgataaatgtacaaatattgGATGCTTTCCAAAGAATCTCTTTGTTAGTGTATTTTATAAGATCATTTCCACGTAAGATCTCCTCTTTTGCTCACtaagtttttattctaattcTAAGTTACTATAAGACAGCAGCTGTCAACTTTATTgatcagtttttaaataaaatatttttattataagattttggtttttttttttcaatgtcatatactaacctaacctaatctATCGACTTGCATTGAATGCTAATTACAGAGACATCAATAGCTGACAACGCCAGGTGTGTGTGTCCAATTTTCATATGCTTGACATACAAGCATCTTGTGTTCAGAATAGAAGGAGAACAATACTATTGAAACCTGTATGTGTAAGATAAAAATCTGCcaaatatgtattcataattGATAGTAGGTACTTTTTGGAGAACCGTGAAAAATTTTGCTCCAAAACTTCACAAAATTTCGGACGAACTTcagtacaatataaaacatttaaaagttttggtattctttattttacttaaagaaaAATTGTCAAAGTGTATTAAACTATACttcaactatatatttaaatctagaGACATAACAGTTATCTTATTAATCTACTGATGGTACCCCGCGTGAACATGCCTTACATTTTTGACTTCACAACTGATGACGTAGTCAAAAACTCTTCAAGCTTAttggatataattaattttgatagtaCGTTTGATagactaataaaaaatgttagtattctttaatttaattttgtagagCTATTTTGTGTAGTTTGTTTTTATGGTTTTCTGCAAGCTCGTCTGGCTAGGTACCCgctcaccatatattctactgccaaacagtaatacttagtttgTTTCTACTATCTGTACCTCGCCAAGACATACTTGTCACATGAAGATGGAAGAATCTTTGTTCACTTTATCTCAACGAAAACTATCAAGTGGTTTTCgcgtgttaatattttattttgattttaattatatttctacagAAGCACGACTTGTACAGACTGCTAATGATTTGTTTTAACACAAAGTTATAATGTTGATgcaataatctttaataaataaaatgaattattgacaatatataatcaaatcaaatcgaaatgCAGCGTAGAAGTAAAATATCAGCAAATAATTACACACAGGTATTGAGtatatgtttgttaaaaaaaaaatctgtaaaataattagaaactgTAATCTTTTGTAGTTAGTGCTGAATACGAATTTCGTACGGATCAACATTATATACATcggaaataaagtaaataatttattatataaaaataagtaatttattataaggtcGATGCGACGTCAAATATGTCATGTTCTTAGTGCATGTAATTACTCTGGCTGTATGTAATTACGCTTGATGTCATATCCAGGAACTCGACAATCCTGGGCCGGAGAGAATTACACCCGGGCATATAAGTTTAATCCGCGTAAAATTTTACGGTTTGGCTGTACCACAGAGACGCTTCCTACGTTATTAGAaagcgtgcgtcttaaccgatgatttcgggttcaaacccaggcaagcaccactgaattttcatgtgcttaatttgtgtttataattcatctcgtgctcggcggtgaaggaaaacatcgtgaggaaacctgcatgcgtctaatttcaacgaaattctgccacatgtgtattccaccaactcgcattggagccgtgtggtggaataagctccaaaccttctcctcaaaaggagaggaggccttagcccagcagtgggaaatttacaggctgctaatgtatgtaatacttatatcacatatattttacataagtatatatgtacatcgtaaatgtacttatattataatgtacgaatgtgaatacttaattaaatatattaaattaacaattatcatAGGCAAACATCATAGAAATGATTACTTGAAAcctgtacctatataataatttaaaaagaaatatattacaaaatactgacaattaatcaaatcaaaatattatttattcgatataGTTGCCAAAAGCATTtccgatattatattatatcagtgTAAACTTCAACGATTTAACAGTAAAAATTAATACGTCTTCAGACAAAGTTGACCCTAAAGGATCAAATCTAATTCAATTTGTCATCAATAAATACTGCTATCGCTAGCCAACAACATGGAATTACATTGTAACTATCTCTTAACAATCAAGGGTCAGAACTTACACGCGCAAATTGGAAATATATAAGGTACTGGAAAATGCTCCGGGGACAGAAGTGATCTTCTCTGTCAATAGTAAACACCTTGGATTGGATTGGTTCGTTCGTCAATATGAAGATCTGGGTCCTAGCGGCCGTTATTGGTaagtttaatttactaattaataattttaacttagaagatttttatatattttttaataattttaatgcaaattataagtatttaatatataaatgtgtcTCATACACAttgaaggaaaaaatattttttttatacgaagccttataatgttaaaaagaaattataggaatccatttttttatttgtaaataaataataataacaaggtttttattgtgttttactCTTATTAAATACTACTATTATATTCTGTAGCTAATAATTTCACTTGGAGaaaatattcaagaattgtacacaaagttttttttttctagtggCCGTGTCTTCAGGCCGCCTCACCAAACAAAACAATGAAGAAGAAACATCTCAATGGCTCTGGGAAGCTGGTAAACTATACCGTTATGATGTCGAAACACATACTCTGGCATACCAAACGGAAGGCGCTAGTACTGGAAACTCCTTTAAAGCCCGCTTTACTGTTCGTGTAAAGGCCCCTGGACATCTTCAGGCTAAATTGGAAAATGCGAAAAATGCTCAAGTTCATCAAGAGCTAAGCCGCCATGAACCAATGCCGGAAGATCTCAAATACCAGCCCGTTCCGAACTTTGACAAGCCTTTCGAAATCTATTATGCTGGTGGTAGAGTGCTCTCACTTAGTCTACCATCGTCAGTTTCCCTTGCTCAAGAGAATATTTTGAAGGGTCTTATAGGTGCTCTTCAAGTAGATCTGTCTACCTATCGTAATGTTCATAGTTCCCATGACACTTATGACAAGGAAAGTCAACAGGGCTTGTTCAGGAAAATGGAGACTGACGTCACTGGCGATTGCGAGACTCTCTACACCGCATCTCCAGCTCCTCCCGAGTGGAGACGTGAACTCCCAGCATTTACTTCTGAGGAAGATCCCATTGAAATCACAAAAAGTAAAAGCTATGGTCACTGCCATCATAGAGTTGATTATCACTTTGGTGTACCCGAAGGTGCTGAGTGGACCGGTACGGCACACAGACCCAGAAAGGAACAGTTTATAAACCGAGCTACAGTTTCGAGAATACTTGTTGGTAAAAATGGTCCCATCTATAAGGCCGAGACTACCAGTACTGTTAACGTGCACCCTCATCTATTTGGCAAACAAAAGGCTGAAGTACACAGTAAAGTTACTTTCCAATTAGTTTCGTACGAACAAGACTCAGAGGCTGAGTGGCCGCCATCTGAAGGTAATCGTGAAATACCTAACCTTCTGTACTCTTTGAACTCAAAACCAAGAGAAATTAATGAGGATAGTTCATCGTCTTCGTCATCCCACGAATCGTCTGAGCAACAAAGCAACAGTAACAAATACTCCCGTTATCGTCGCTCAGTGAAGCCGAAACCGGTTGTATCTatcaataaattgattattaaaaatcgcAAGGATATCTCAGGTTCCTCAAGTTCTAGCGAATCCGCTTCTGCCTACGTTAATGACGATATTCCTAACAACAATGAACCTGCATATGCAGCTATGTATATGAATCCTCAGCCTCATGGTGATAAGAAGCAAAACCCAATGAACGCTCAGAAGCTTGTACAAGAGATTGCACAACAATTACAGAGCCCTAACAATATGCCAAAATCAGATTTCCTTTCCAAATTCAATATCCTCGTTCGCGTTATTGCTTCTATGAGCTACGGTCAACTCAGTCAAACAAGTCGCAGCATTGAAATCGCCAAGTCTagcaatgataatattaaattagacaTGTGGATGATCTACAGAGACGCAGTGACACAAGCTGGTACCTCTCCAGCGTTCCAACAAATCAAAACCtggattgaaaataaaaaaattgaaggaGAAGAAGCAGCTGAAGTGGTTGCTGTTCTCGCTAGATCTCTGCGTTACCCAACCAAAGAAACAATGACTCAGTTCTTTGAACTTGCTATGAGTCCAGAAGTGATCCATCAGACCTACCTCAATAGCACAGCCATAATTGCTGCCACCAAATTTATTAACATGGGACAAGTGAACAACGAAACTTCTCACCGTTACTATCCCTCACATATGTACGGTCGTATGGCACGTAAACACGACAGTTTTGTTGTAGATGAAGTCCTTCCCCGTCTTAGCGCAGCCTTGAAACTGGCTGTTGAACAAGGTGACAGTCATAAATCGCAAGTTTACGTTAAAGCTATTGGTAATCTCGGTCACCGTGCTATCTTGGATGTTTACGCGCCTTATCTTGAAGGTAAAACTAAAGTATCAACTTATCTTAGAACGCAGATTGTTGAAAACCTACGAGCTTTGGCTAGACAAAGAGATAGCCATGTGCGGACTGTATTATTCAGTATTTTAAGAAACACTGCTGAACCTCATGAAGTAAGAGTAGCTGCTATCCAAAATATATTCAGGAGTCGTCCATCAAATGCTATGATGCAAGTGATGGCACAAATGACAAAAGCAGATCCAAGTAAGCATATACGTGCTGCCCTTAAGTCTGCGATTCTATCGGCTGCTGAACTTAAACACTCCTACTTCTCTGACCTGTAAGTATAGCTTGAGTtataattgtaaacaataataacacgaaagtaaaaataaacaaactcacttgTTTCGTTAgtttaaatatgtcataaataaatatgtatattttagagCAACAACAGCTGCAGCTGTGAAAGATATGGTAACAGATGAAAATTTCGGCATGCAAGACTCAAAACATAACTACTTGCAATACCCTAACAAAGAGAATGAGTATGATAAGAAACATGTTCACTCGACAATTGGTAGCAAAACTACGTTACTGCCTAAGACCTTCTATTATTCGTGGACAGATAGAATAAGAGGCTGGGATGAGGAAAATACGGtaagtgttttaattttagaaaaactATTATTCATTAAACACACATGTCAAGTTAAAAGTTCTATTTTATGTATTCcgggtaaaaaaaatactcaaaccTCGCAAACGTAGGCGCTAATATGATGACccttgtattttatatgtatacctttttattatgaaattaacaatttaaatattttttacagttgtaTGTCTCTACTTCCAATAGACAAAAGACGACTAATCTTTTCTTAGATGAATTTTATGATAGAACTCAACAAAGCCGCGATCCTAAAACACACAAATATTCTGCCCAAAAGATAGCGGAAAttctaaatattgaaaatgatgaCGATGAGCACTTGGAAGCGTCACTCTATTTGGACTTCATGAACCAACAACGATTTTTCGCTTTCACACAAAATGATATTAAAGACTTTGGTGTTCGGTTTGGCGAATATTTATCAAACTTGCCTAATGGTATTACCGGTCACTACACAAAAGTTGTAAATATGAACCAAGTATCAGTGATGTTCCCCGTAGCTGCTGGTGTTCCtttcattttcaaatacaaagAACCAACCCTAGTCCATATTCAAACAAGTAGTTCTGGAAAGTACAACCTCATGGACGGAGATCattacaaatttgaaatgtCCCTGGACAAAGACATCGTAGTTACTTATGCTGCAAATCAAGACGGATCTGTTGGTTTCCTTGACCCTCTTTCAAATCAATATCCTAGTGTGGGCTTGATAGCAAAATTCCAATTAAATATTCCTGTTAAGAGTCACTTGGAGTTTAAGAATGGAGAGTTAAAAGTGAGGCTGGCGCCCAAGGAACCAGAACAAGATACTACAATTGTTCATTATAGTGTATGGCCATATACCGCTA is part of the Vanessa tameamea isolate UH-Manoa-2023 chromosome 26, ilVanTame1 primary haplotype, whole genome shotgun sequence genome and harbors:
- the LOC113398393 gene encoding vitellogenin-like, encoding MKIWVLAAVIVAVSSGRLTKQNNEEETSQWLWEAGKLYRYDVETHTLAYQTEGASTGNSFKARFTVRVKAPGHLQAKLENAKNAQVHQELSRHEPMPEDLKYQPVPNFDKPFEIYYAGGRVLSLSLPSSVSLAQENILKGLIGALQVDLSTYRNVHSSHDTYDKESQQGLFRKMETDVTGDCETLYTASPAPPEWRRELPAFTSEEDPIEITKSKSYGHCHHRVDYHFGVPEGAEWTGTAHRPRKEQFINRATVSRILVGKNGPIYKAETTSTVNVHPHLFGKQKAEVHSKVTFQLVSYEQDSEAEWPPSEGNREIPNLLYSLNSKPREINEDSSSSSSSHESSEQQSNSNKYSRYRRSVKPKPVVSINKLIIKNRKDISGSSSSSESASAYVNDDIPNNNEPAYAAMYMNPQPHGDKKQNPMNAQKLVQEIAQQLQSPNNMPKSDFLSKFNILVRVIASMSYGQLSQTSRSIEIAKSSNDNIKLDMWMIYRDAVTQAGTSPAFQQIKTWIENKKIEGEEAAEVVAVLARSLRYPTKETMTQFFELAMSPEVIHQTYLNSTAIIAATKFINMGQVNNETSHRYYPSHMYGRMARKHDSFVVDEVLPRLSAALKLAVEQGDSHKSQVYVKAIGNLGHRAILDVYAPYLEGKTKVSTYLRTQIVENLRALARQRDSHVRTVLFSILRNTAEPHEVRVAAIQNIFRSRPSNAMMQVMAQMTKADPSKHIRAALKSAILSAAELKHSYFSDLATTAAAVKDMVTDENFGMQDSKHNYLQYPNKENEYDKKHVHSTIGSKTTLLPKTFYYSWTDRIRGWDEENTLYVSTSNRQKTTNLFLDEFYDRTQQSRDPKTHKYSAQKIAEILNIENDDDEHLEASLYLDFMNQQRFFAFTQNDIKDFGVRFGEYLSNLPNGITGHYTKVVNMNQVSVMFPVAAGVPFIFKYKEPTLVHIQTSSSGKYNLMDGDHYKFEMSLDKDIVVTYAANQDGSVGFLDPLSNQYPSVGLIAKFQLNIPVKSHLEFKNGELKVRLAPKEPEQDTTIVHYSVWPYTANQKKDSSVTVSQDPTTKVITRPNKVWAIDYKFGQQIGSPFQIQGYSYSKDYRNIGSFFTSNYYLSNIYNLLKQKDNAQTHFNLKYLGKQAKSKAVTFTAVYDAFYNQKNNVQMEPVALDVNDVAPNSPSRREELAKRVISGIKSAKARVLDLSAQFESSEKLEYAATVAIGYSDVDPKTQFGVFTGRNSDQYGPGHVNVFGIITKPSSISPMNFLEALNSELKMDIEADIRYNQKENIHIKGTSERSKKYTEELQNHHLGRECKHEIENGNNYQQSCHEAIIMAQAPNSLKLSFTYKDINPVSRNFFNQVFRIAERYSMWQLEMNPQKVNPEGKIDVTVDASYLSHTWNFALNSRQGEIRLRNVPLPMAAPGALSIYKPITSYERVYNHYSKNQYQPYCAVDGNKVKTFSDRSYDYTLTRSWHVVLLDNRPGGNEKLVVLARRPSENKQEMYISFRSRGGKELEIEVKPAPAGQKNYVVQVKTNAKKISEGEETTYWDDVDEIPILEYYTEENGVLIMKISVNYLRVMYDGSRLVVFANSNRDTNRGICGYMNGEARDDYLSPNGLIDQPEYYAASYALIEADSDPKEKELNAQAKKIAYQPKQKYTTILRSDEEWQRNMRLTSNEEWGSQIIYRARNYLKNKEPCDLRPQVQYYENHGEICITTSALPACQSHCTGDDYNVQAAQVVCRTKLDQQFRAYRDQIRQGQNPKVNGVPQITQYRVPGSCKA